The following proteins come from a genomic window of Populus nigra chromosome 6, ddPopNigr1.1, whole genome shotgun sequence:
- the LOC133696983 gene encoding uncharacterized protein LOC133696983 isoform X1 — MSPTAGKGKMIDSFWGLNRKRKSRPCGRSESNTYGVVSLASCSWDANESTTSILPPRPIGDDGNYYECVICDNGGELLCCDFCPCTYHLQCLNPPLECTPPGSWHCPNCCNEADPATQLLCIESSKENFSSNNAKWAFSHNLLSSDIKKKLELSSDLPAPVESGSLAHENLPAGSLQSLYDLAEAGDLMERTSKKYVPTKEQLNALNHDGDEKGTETCTRANEIREGADTDPSKSTWVCDSSEMVKGDRADKPVINTSSLLDASGIQFWSDEKADRLSESEDLNAVSPHNKKPIEEQGEMMACLGQATNNDICPASDNVNQCDKLLVLRDVMLETTTGHYKSKRNIGGRELQQAWLPEYTEAGKALKEKDAKLRARQKQKLALRNNSTILSPATIEQVPDAWSDMELDSLWVGVRRHGQGNWEAMLRDPLLFFKGKTVEHLTQRWMKERLQIFNLEEYGNPQVDRHQVAETTSLSSKDQLSSGEVKIDEPTLLLGGIISDFHCNQGLESNSAEVFNHKQTAFTKIGKGYMQRDKDTFN, encoded by the exons ATGTCTCCAACAGCTGGAAAAGGTAAGATGATTGACAGTTTTTGGGGCTTGAACCGCAAAAGGAAAAGTCGTCCATGTGGAAGAAGCGAATCAAACACTTACGGGGTTGTTTCTTTAGCTTCATGTTCATGGGATGCAAATGAGAGCACCACTTCCATTTTGCCACCACGCCCAATAGGAGATGATGGG AATTACTATGAGTGTGTGATCTGCGATAATGGTGGTGAATTGCTTTGCTGTGACTTCTGTCCATGCACTTATCACCTTCAGTGCCTTAATCCACCGCTTGAA TGTACCCCCCCTGGAAGTTGGCATTGTCCAAACTGCTGTAACGAGGCTGATCCTGCGACTCAATTGCTATGTATTGAAAGTTCCAAAGAAAATTTCTCATCTAACAATGCAAAGTGGGCCTTCTCTCATAATTTGTTATCTTCAGACATAAAGAAGAAACTAGAGTTGTCATCAGATCTGCCTGCACCTGTAGAGTCAGGATCTCTTGCCCATGAG AATCTTCCTGCTGGTTCATTGCAATCATTATATGATTTAGCTGAGGCTGGGGATCTAATGGAAAGAACATCCAAGAAATATGTTCCTACTAAAGAACAGCTG AATGCTCTCAATCATGATGGTGATGAAAAAGGAACAGAAACTTGTACTAGAGCAAATGAAATAAGAGAAGGAGCGGATACTGATCCAAGTAAATCAACATGGGTTTGTGATTCTTCTGAAATGGTGAAAGGAGATCGTGCAGATAAACCTGTTATCAATACTTCAAGTTTGCTTGATGCCTCAGGCATTCAATTTTGGTCTGATGAAAAGGCTGACAGGCTTTCTGAAAGTGAAGATCTTAATGCAGTAAGT CCCCACAACAAAAAACCAATAGAAGAGCAAGGGGAAATGATGGCATGCCTAGGCCAAGcaacaaataatgatatttgtcCAGCAAGTGATAATGTGAATCAGTGTGACAAGCTGTTGGTTCTGAG GGATGTCATGCTGGAAACAACAACGGGTCATTACAAGTCCAAGCGG AATATTGGAGGGAGGGAATTACAGCAGGCATGGCTGCCTGAATATACAGAAGCTGGAAAAGCTCTGAAAGAAAAGGA TGCCAAGCTTCGTGCAAGACAGAAACAAAAGCTTGCTCTGAGGAACAATAGTACCATTCTCAGTCCAGCAACCATTGAACAAGTGCCAGATGCTTGGTCGGACATGGAGCTTGATTCCCTTTGGGTGGGAGTCCGAAGACATGGGCAGGGAAACTGGGAAGCAATGCTCAGGGACCCATTGCTTTTTTTCAAGGGTAAAACTGTAGAACATTTAACACAAAGGTGGATGAAAGAGAGACTTCAAATCTTCAACCTTGAAGAATATGGAAATCCACAGGTCGACAGGCATCAGGTAGCTGAAACTACCTCGCTATCATCCAAGGATCAACTCTCTTCAGGGGAGGTGAAGATAGATGAACCAACGCTTCTTCTGGGGGGGATTATTTCGGATTTCCATTGCAATCAGGGACTTGAATCAAATTCAGCCGAAGTATTCAACCACAAACAAACAGCCTTTACGAAAATAGGCAAAGGCTACATGCAAAGAGACAAAGATACCttcaactga
- the LOC133696983 gene encoding uncharacterized protein LOC133696983 isoform X3 gives MSPTAGKGKMIDSFWGLNRKRKSRPCGRSESNTYGVVSLASCSWDANESTTSILPPRPIGDDGCTPPGSWHCPNCCNEADPATQLLCIESSKENFSSNNAKWAFSHNLLSSDIKKKLELSSDLPAPVESGSLAHENLPAGSLQSLYDLAEAGDLMERTSKKYVPTKEQLNALNHDGDEKGTETCTRANEIREGADTDPSKSTWVCDSSEMVKGDRADKPVINTSSLLDASGIQFWSDEKADRLSESEDLNAVSPHNKKPIEEQGEMMACLGQATNNDICPASDNVNQCDKLLVLRDVMLETTTGHYKSKRNIGGRELQQAWLPEYTEAGKALKEKDAKLRARQKQKLALRNNSTILSPATIEQVPDAWSDMELDSLWVGVRRHGQGNWEAMLRDPLLFFKGKTVEHLTQRWMKERLQIFNLEEYGNPQVDRHQVAETTSLSSKDQLSSGEVKIDEPTLLLGGIISDFHCNQGLESNSAEVFNHKQTAFTKIGKGYMQRDKDTFN, from the exons ATGTCTCCAACAGCTGGAAAAGGTAAGATGATTGACAGTTTTTGGGGCTTGAACCGCAAAAGGAAAAGTCGTCCATGTGGAAGAAGCGAATCAAACACTTACGGGGTTGTTTCTTTAGCTTCATGTTCATGGGATGCAAATGAGAGCACCACTTCCATTTTGCCACCACGCCCAATAGGAGATGATGGG TGTACCCCCCCTGGAAGTTGGCATTGTCCAAACTGCTGTAACGAGGCTGATCCTGCGACTCAATTGCTATGTATTGAAAGTTCCAAAGAAAATTTCTCATCTAACAATGCAAAGTGGGCCTTCTCTCATAATTTGTTATCTTCAGACATAAAGAAGAAACTAGAGTTGTCATCAGATCTGCCTGCACCTGTAGAGTCAGGATCTCTTGCCCATGAG AATCTTCCTGCTGGTTCATTGCAATCATTATATGATTTAGCTGAGGCTGGGGATCTAATGGAAAGAACATCCAAGAAATATGTTCCTACTAAAGAACAGCTG AATGCTCTCAATCATGATGGTGATGAAAAAGGAACAGAAACTTGTACTAGAGCAAATGAAATAAGAGAAGGAGCGGATACTGATCCAAGTAAATCAACATGGGTTTGTGATTCTTCTGAAATGGTGAAAGGAGATCGTGCAGATAAACCTGTTATCAATACTTCAAGTTTGCTTGATGCCTCAGGCATTCAATTTTGGTCTGATGAAAAGGCTGACAGGCTTTCTGAAAGTGAAGATCTTAATGCAGTAAGT CCCCACAACAAAAAACCAATAGAAGAGCAAGGGGAAATGATGGCATGCCTAGGCCAAGcaacaaataatgatatttgtcCAGCAAGTGATAATGTGAATCAGTGTGACAAGCTGTTGGTTCTGAG GGATGTCATGCTGGAAACAACAACGGGTCATTACAAGTCCAAGCGG AATATTGGAGGGAGGGAATTACAGCAGGCATGGCTGCCTGAATATACAGAAGCTGGAAAAGCTCTGAAAGAAAAGGA TGCCAAGCTTCGTGCAAGACAGAAACAAAAGCTTGCTCTGAGGAACAATAGTACCATTCTCAGTCCAGCAACCATTGAACAAGTGCCAGATGCTTGGTCGGACATGGAGCTTGATTCCCTTTGGGTGGGAGTCCGAAGACATGGGCAGGGAAACTGGGAAGCAATGCTCAGGGACCCATTGCTTTTTTTCAAGGGTAAAACTGTAGAACATTTAACACAAAGGTGGATGAAAGAGAGACTTCAAATCTTCAACCTTGAAGAATATGGAAATCCACAGGTCGACAGGCATCAGGTAGCTGAAACTACCTCGCTATCATCCAAGGATCAACTCTCTTCAGGGGAGGTGAAGATAGATGAACCAACGCTTCTTCTGGGGGGGATTATTTCGGATTTCCATTGCAATCAGGGACTTGAATCAAATTCAGCCGAAGTATTCAACCACAAACAAACAGCCTTTACGAAAATAGGCAAAGGCTACATGCAAAGAGACAAAGATACCttcaactga
- the LOC133696983 gene encoding uncharacterized protein LOC133696983 isoform X2, with the protein MSPTAGKGKMIDSFWGLNRKRKSRPCGRSESNTYGVVSLASCSWDANESTTSILPPRPIGDDGNYYECVICDNGGELLCCDFCPCTYHLQCLNPPLECTPPGSWHCPNCCNEADPATQLLCIESSKENFSSNNAKWAFSHNLLSSDIKKKLELSSDLPAPVESGSLAHENLPAGSLQSLYDLAEAGDLMERTSKKYVPTKEQLNALNHDGDEKGTETCTRANEIREGADTDPSKSTWVCDSSEMVKGDRADKPVINTSSLLDASGIQFWSDEKADRLSESEDLNAPHNKKPIEEQGEMMACLGQATNNDICPASDNVNQCDKLLVLRDVMLETTTGHYKSKRNIGGRELQQAWLPEYTEAGKALKEKDAKLRARQKQKLALRNNSTILSPATIEQVPDAWSDMELDSLWVGVRRHGQGNWEAMLRDPLLFFKGKTVEHLTQRWMKERLQIFNLEEYGNPQVDRHQVAETTSLSSKDQLSSGEVKIDEPTLLLGGIISDFHCNQGLESNSAEVFNHKQTAFTKIGKGYMQRDKDTFN; encoded by the exons ATGTCTCCAACAGCTGGAAAAGGTAAGATGATTGACAGTTTTTGGGGCTTGAACCGCAAAAGGAAAAGTCGTCCATGTGGAAGAAGCGAATCAAACACTTACGGGGTTGTTTCTTTAGCTTCATGTTCATGGGATGCAAATGAGAGCACCACTTCCATTTTGCCACCACGCCCAATAGGAGATGATGGG AATTACTATGAGTGTGTGATCTGCGATAATGGTGGTGAATTGCTTTGCTGTGACTTCTGTCCATGCACTTATCACCTTCAGTGCCTTAATCCACCGCTTGAA TGTACCCCCCCTGGAAGTTGGCATTGTCCAAACTGCTGTAACGAGGCTGATCCTGCGACTCAATTGCTATGTATTGAAAGTTCCAAAGAAAATTTCTCATCTAACAATGCAAAGTGGGCCTTCTCTCATAATTTGTTATCTTCAGACATAAAGAAGAAACTAGAGTTGTCATCAGATCTGCCTGCACCTGTAGAGTCAGGATCTCTTGCCCATGAG AATCTTCCTGCTGGTTCATTGCAATCATTATATGATTTAGCTGAGGCTGGGGATCTAATGGAAAGAACATCCAAGAAATATGTTCCTACTAAAGAACAGCTG AATGCTCTCAATCATGATGGTGATGAAAAAGGAACAGAAACTTGTACTAGAGCAAATGAAATAAGAGAAGGAGCGGATACTGATCCAAGTAAATCAACATGGGTTTGTGATTCTTCTGAAATGGTGAAAGGAGATCGTGCAGATAAACCTGTTATCAATACTTCAAGTTTGCTTGATGCCTCAGGCATTCAATTTTGGTCTGATGAAAAGGCTGACAGGCTTTCTGAAAGTGAAGATCTTAATGCA CCCCACAACAAAAAACCAATAGAAGAGCAAGGGGAAATGATGGCATGCCTAGGCCAAGcaacaaataatgatatttgtcCAGCAAGTGATAATGTGAATCAGTGTGACAAGCTGTTGGTTCTGAG GGATGTCATGCTGGAAACAACAACGGGTCATTACAAGTCCAAGCGG AATATTGGAGGGAGGGAATTACAGCAGGCATGGCTGCCTGAATATACAGAAGCTGGAAAAGCTCTGAAAGAAAAGGA TGCCAAGCTTCGTGCAAGACAGAAACAAAAGCTTGCTCTGAGGAACAATAGTACCATTCTCAGTCCAGCAACCATTGAACAAGTGCCAGATGCTTGGTCGGACATGGAGCTTGATTCCCTTTGGGTGGGAGTCCGAAGACATGGGCAGGGAAACTGGGAAGCAATGCTCAGGGACCCATTGCTTTTTTTCAAGGGTAAAACTGTAGAACATTTAACACAAAGGTGGATGAAAGAGAGACTTCAAATCTTCAACCTTGAAGAATATGGAAATCCACAGGTCGACAGGCATCAGGTAGCTGAAACTACCTCGCTATCATCCAAGGATCAACTCTCTTCAGGGGAGGTGAAGATAGATGAACCAACGCTTCTTCTGGGGGGGATTATTTCGGATTTCCATTGCAATCAGGGACTTGAATCAAATTCAGCCGAAGTATTCAACCACAAACAAACAGCCTTTACGAAAATAGGCAAAGGCTACATGCAAAGAGACAAAGATACCttcaactga
- the LOC133695695 gene encoding L-ascorbate oxidase-like produces the protein MIEPVESKGYFVRLLTLFHLICLINFSSVEARTRHHKWEVKYEYKSPDCYKKLIITINGRSPGPTIFAQQGDTVVVELKNSLWTENVAVHWHGIRQLGTPWSDGTEGVTQCPILPGETFIYKFVVDRAGTYLYHGHYGMQRAAGLYGSIIVSLPEGVSEPFSYDYDQNIILSDWYHASTNEQAAGLSAIPFVFVGEPQSLLIYGRGKYNCSLSAASGIAAGVCNTTNPECSPYSLTVVPGKTYRLRIGSLTSLSALSFEIEGHDMTVVEADGNYVEPFAIRNLYIYSGETYSVLVKADQDSSRNYWATINVVARKPATPTGLAIFNYYPNHPQKQPPTVPTTGPLWNDTTSRLAQSLAFKARQGFINTPPVTSDRVIVLLNTQNKIDGHFKWSLNNLSLILPQTPYLIALRENLTDAFVQDPPPDGYDFANYDIHSVAKNVNATSSNRIYRLRFNSTVDVILQNANSMTVNNSETHPWHLHGHDFWVLGYGTGKYNLSCDWRKYNVVNPIMKNTAPLHPYGWTALRFRADNPGVWAFHCHVESHFYMGMGVVFEEGIEKVGELPSSIRGCGESEGHHRP, from the exons ATGATTGAGCCTGTAGAAAGCAAGGGCTATTTTGTGAGGCTGCTGACTTTGTTTCACTTAATTTGTTTGATCAATTTCTCGAGTGTCGAGGCTAGAACTCGTCACCACAAATGGGAGGTCAAGTATGAATACAAGTCCCCAGATTGCTATAAGAAGCTGATTATCACCATAAATGGGAGATCTCCAGGACCAACAATTTTTGCACAGCAAGGTGATACTGTTGTTGTTGAGCTAAAAAATAGTTTGTGGACAGAAAATGTTGCTGTTCACTGGCATGGAATCAGACAG CTCGGAACGCCTTGGAGTGATGGAACAGAAGGGGTTACCCAGTGTCCGATTTTACCTGGAGAAACCTTTATTTACAAATTTGTTGTAGACAGG GCTGGGACATACCTGTATCATGGGCATTATGGAATGCAAAGAGCAGCTGGATTATATGGATCCATCATTGTATCGCTTCCTGAAGGAGTTTCTGAACCCTTTTCCTATGATTATGATCAGAACATAATCTTAAGTGATTGGTACCACGCAAGCACTAATGAACAAGCTGCTGGCCTATCTGCCATACCCTTTGTTTTTGTCGGAGAGCCACAG TCACTTCTTATATATGGAAGAGGAAAATACAACTGCTCTCTTTCCGCTGCTTCAGGCATTGCAGCTGGAGTTTGCAATACCACAAATCCTGAATGCTCTCCTTATTCGCTGACTGTTGTTCCTGGAAAAACATATCGACTGAGGATTGGTAGCTTGACTTCCCTGTCAGCTCttagttttgaaattgag GGCCATGACATGACTGTTGTAGAAGCGGACGGGAACTATGTAGAACCATTTGCTATAAGAAACCTCTACATCTACTCTGGTGAGACGTACTCTGTGTTAGTAAAAGCTGATCAAGATTCTTCAAGAAACTACTGGGCAACTATTAATGTAGTTGCTCGCAAACCGGCAACACCAACTGGTTTGGCCATTTTCAACTACTATCCAAACCATCCACAAAAGCAGCCTCCAACAGTTCCAACCACAGGGCCTCTTTGGAATGATACAACATCAAGGTTGGCTCAAAGTCTTGCATTTAAGGCTCGTCAAGGTTTCATTAACACCCCTCCTGTCACCTCAGATAGAGTGATCGTGCTTCTAAACACACAAAACAAGATTGATGGCCATTTTAAATGGTCCTTAAACAACCTTTCTCTCATACTTCCTCAGACCCCATACCTCATTGCACTAAGAGAAAATTTGACCGATGCATTTGTTCAAGACCCTCCTCCTGATGGATATGACTTCGCAAACTATGATATACATAGTGTGGCAAAAAATGTTAATGCTACTTCAAGCAACCGAATATATAGGCTACGGTTCAATTCAACAGTCGATGTCATCCTTCAAAATGCTAATTCTATGACAGTGAACAACAGTGAGACACATCCATGGCATCTTCATgggcatgatttttgggtcctgGGGTACGGTACAGGCAAGTATAACTTGTCTTGTGACTGGAGAAAGTACAATGTGGTCAATCCCATTATGAAGAACACAGCACCTCTGCATCCTTATGGATGGACTGCTCTGAGGTTTAGAGCTGATAATCCAGGTGTTTGGGCCTTTCATTGTCATGTCGAGTCTCATTTCTACATGGGCATGGGTGTGGTGTTCGAAGAAGGGATAGAGAAGGTAGGTGAGTTGCCTTCATCCATTAGGGGATGTGGTGAATCTGAAGGTCACCATCGACCATAG
- the LOC133697139 gene encoding phosphoglycerate kinase, cytosolic-like, which yields MATKKSVSSLKETDLKGKRVFVRVDLNVPLDDNFNITDDTRIRAAVPTVKYLMDHGARVILCSHLGRPKGVTPKYSLKPLVPRLSELLGVEVKIANDCIGEEVEKLVAEIPGGGVVLLENVRFHKEEEKNDPEFAKKLASLAEVYVNDAFGTAHRAHASTEGVAKYLKPAVAGFLMQKELDYLVGAVANPKKPFAAIVGGSKVSSKIGVIESLLEKVDFLFLGGGMIFTFYKAQGYSVGSSLVEEDKLDLATSLIEKARVKGVKLLLPTDVVVADKFASDANSKVVPASEIADGWMGLDIGPDSIKTFSEALDTTKTIIWNGPMGVFEFEKFAAGTEAIAWKLAELSGKGVTTIIGGGDSVAAVEKVGLADKMSHISTGGGASLELLEGKPLPGVLALDDA from the exons atggCCACTAAGAAGAGTGTTAGCAGTTTAAAGGAAACAGATTTGAAGGGAAAGAGAGTGTTTGTGAGGGTAGATCTGAATGTTCCTTTGGATGATAACTTTAATATTACTGATGATACTAGGATCCGTGCTGCTGTACCCACTGTCAAGTACTTGATGGATCATGGTGCCAGAGTTATTCTATGCTCTCACTTG GGACGCCCAAAGGGTGTTACACCTAAATACAGCTTGAAGCCTCTTGTACCAAGGCTATCCGAACTTCTTGGTGTTGAGGTTAAGATAGCAAATGATTGTATTGGCGAGGAAGTTGAGAAATTGGTGGCTGAGATTCCGGGAGGAGGTGTTGTGCTTCTTGAAAATGTGAGGTTCCACAAGGAGGAAGAGAAGAATGACCCTGAATTTGCAAAGAAGCTTGCTTCTCTAGCAGAAGTCTATGTGAATGATGCATTTGGCACTGCTCACAGAGCCCATGCTTCCACCGAGGGAGTGGCTAAATACTTGAAGCCCGCTGTTGCTGGTTTCCTTATGCAGAAG GAACTTGACTATCTTGTTGGAGCTGTGGCAAATCCCAAGAAGCCATTTGCTGCTATTGTTGGTGGCTCAAAGGTATCATCCAAGATTGGAGTGATTGAATCCCTCTTAGAGAAGGTTGACTTCCTCTTCTTGGGTGGAGGAATGATCTTTACTTTTTACAAAGCCCAAGGGTACTCAGTTGGGTCATCCCTTGTGGAGGAAGACAAGCTTGATCTTGCAACTTCACTTATTGAGAAGGCCAGGGTCAAGGGGGTAAAACTACTGCTGCCTACCGATGTGGTTGTTGCTGACAAGTTTGCTTCAGATGCCAACAGCAAG GTGGTACCAGCTTCTGAGATAGCAGATGGTTGGATGGGTTTGGATATAGGACCTGATTCTATCAAGACATTCAGTGAGGCATTGGATACAACCAAAACCATTATTTGGAATGGACCAATGGGTGTGTTTGAGTTCGAGAAGTTTGCAGCAGGAACTGAG gCAATCGCCTGGAAGCTTGCTGAGCTCAGTGGCAAGGGAGTGACTACCATCATTGGAGGAGGTGACTCTGTTGCTGCAGTGGAGAAGGTTGGGCTCGCTGATAAGATGAGCCACATCTCAACAGGAGGTGGTGCCAGCTTAGAGCTTCTTGAGGGGAAGCCGCTGCCTGGAGTCCTGGCTCTTGACGACGCTTAA
- the LOC133696894 gene encoding phosphoglycerate kinase, chloroplastic, with product MASATAPTTLSLLKTAASSTSTSVRASLLPVSTSGLRTTSLRGLGFSAADTLFSSHVVSKIRSFKSSGKAPRAVVSMAKKSVGDLTAADLKGKKVFVRADLNVPLDDNQNITDDTRIRAAIPTIKYLISNGAKVILSSHLGRPKGVTPKFSLAPLVPRLSELLGIQVVKADDCIGPEVEKLVASLPDGGVLLLENVRFYKEEEKNEPEFAKKLASLADLYVNDAFGTAHRAHASTEGVTKFLKPSVSGFLLQKELDYLVGAVSTPKRPFAAIVGGSKVSSKIGVIESLLEKCDILLLGGGMIFTFYKAQGLSVGSSLVEEDKLGLATSLLEKAKAKGVSLLLPSDVIIADKFAPDANSKTVPASAIPDGWMGLDIGPESVKTFSEALGTTQTVIWNGPMGVFEFDKFAVGTEAIAKKLAELSGKGVTTIIGGGDSVAAVEKVGVADVMSHISTGGGASLELLEGKELPGVLALDEVERVAV from the exons ATGGCCTCCGCCACAGCACCaacaactctctctctccttaAAACAGCCGCCTCCTCCACCTCCACATCTGTCCGGGCCTCCCTACTCCCAGTCTCCACCTCCGGCCTCCGCACAACCAGCCTCCGGGGTCTTGGTTTCTCTGCTGCAGACACATTGTTTAGCTCTCATGTGGTGTCCAAAATACGATCTTTCAAGTCAAGTGGTAAAGCACCAAGAGCAGTGGTGTCTATGGCAAAGAAGAGTGTTGGTGACTTGACAGCTGCTGATTTGAAAGGGAAGAAAGTCTTCGTTAGAGCTGATTTGAATGTGCCTCTTGACGATAATCAGAATATTACTGATGATACTAGAATTAGAGCCGCTATCCCTACTATTAAATACTTGATTTCAAATGGGGCTAAAGTTATTCTTTCTAGTCATCTG GGACGACCAAAAGGTGTTACTCCAAAATTCAGCTTGGCACCTCTTGTACCCCGGTTATCTGAACTCCTTGGAATTCAG GTTGTGAAAGCTGATGATTGCATTGGCCCAGAGGTAGAAAAATTGGTTGCTTCACTTCCTGATGGTGGTGTTCTTCTTCTTGAGAATGTCAGGTTTTAcaaggaagaagagaagaatgAACCTGAATTTGCAAAGAAGCTTGCTTCCTTGGCGGATCTTTATGTAAATGATGCATTTGGAACTGCACATAGAGCACATGCCTCCACTGAGGGGGTCACAAAATTCTTGAAACCATCTGTTTCTGGTTTCCTCTTGCAGAAG GAGCTGGACTACCTTGTTGGGGCAGTTTCAACCCCAAAGAGGCCATTTGCTGCCATTGTGGGTGGTTCCAAGGTCTCATCCAAGATTGGAGTCATTGAGTCACTCCTGGAGAAGTGTGATATCCTTCTTTTGGGTGGAGGTATGATTTTCACATTTTACAAGGCTCAAGGCCTCTCAGTAGGTTCATCCTTGGTTGAGGAAGATAAGCTTGGTTTGGCAACATCGCTCCTTGAGAAGGCCAAGGCAAAAGGAGTGTCTCTTTTGCTACCCAGTGATGTGATAATTGCAGACAAGTTTGCTCCTGATGCAAATAGCAAG ACTGTACCTGCATCAGCCATCCCGGATGGTTGGATGGGACTGGACATTGGACCAGAATCTGTGAAGACATTCAGTGAAGCTTTGGGAACTACCCAAACTGTCATCTGGAACGGACCCATGGGAGTGTTTGAGTTTGACAAGTTTGCAGTTGGGACAGAG GCCATTGCAAAGAAGCTTGCTGAGCTTAGCGGCAAGGGAGTTACAACTATTATTGGAGGTGGAGATTCTGTTGCGGCTGTAGAAAAAGTAGGAGTTGCTGATGTTATGAGCCACATATCAACTGGCGGTGGTGCCAGCTTGGAGTTGTTGGAAGGGAAAGAGCTTCCAGGTGTCCTTGCACTAGATGAAGTCGAACGAGTTGCTGTGTga